A region of the Cydia fagiglandana chromosome 20, ilCydFagi1.1, whole genome shotgun sequence genome:
TTAATAAGTAATGAGACTACCTTAAATTGTTACATTCAAatcagtgcaaagttagcttaggcGGACTCTAATAACGTTCTAAAAGTTAGTTTTGTGTAAAAGAAGGAAAATCTCGATTGCTAGACATAACGAACGTGTAACGGTAACGTCTTTATTAAACCATTTTaaccatttatattttaattaacacCAAAAGTTTCATGTAAGAAATTCTAAATGCTATAACTAGGGaagataggtacttacatttagGGCTATATGTACCAGCCATATGGGCTATATGGGTTAGTCACCCGGGGTTTACCGGTTacacctggagttaccatgtttACCAGTACAACTTGACGcagggttaacggtttaattggttaaccccggtttagtgggATCTGCAAGTGGCGTTTAGAGTATTTCCCAATTTTGTCCTAAGTTAAAGGTGACTTTGAATTCTGCCATGCTTAAACAAAATACAATGCAAGCGTTAATTATATAATTCGTCCCagtaatacctatacctatacctactttatcATTTATCTACCGGTACGTAAATTGTTACTACGTCAACAAAAGTTgacataaatatttgtatgtTATCGGTCAAGGTTTTTTAACATCTGTAGTAAATAAGCGTACAGCTTCGTACTCATCGTAACCGGTCGACAACTCCAGGGTTGTTatatgcgcgttgccgatcctATTTTCACTTTTACAACATCAATGACAACTTGTTATTAACAAGTATACAAGTACTtaggtagtattttttattcctTCCTTTTTATTACCTAAATATACGTCTCTCCATCAATTAAGGGAAGATGCGTAAAAAACACTTAACAAAAAAACAAGTAACTTCACAAAACAATAGATCATCagcatcatcattggcctgtaacctcaataagatgatggtttaaacagcttccataagagtgcggcacttcctCAAATGActattaaaaagataataattattaagataaagtaggtataggtggtcaagcaaatcttgtcagtagaaaaaggcgcgaaattcaaattttctatgagacgctatcccttcgcgcctacatttttcaaatttgccgccttttctactgacaagatctgcttgaccaagtatatgtacTAAGATTTGGAAGTGTAGGTAAGTGTGTGGAAGTGTGTGtcaaagaaattaaaataaataagtgtatGAAATATAGGTTTAAAATATTCCAACGAGTCGCAAGGATAAGCAAACGATATTCTTTAGGCATCGCCGGATACAGAATCCATTCTGCAAAACATACAGTAGCATtacttaagagcccatcaacgtgcatactagcgccactgctaaataatctttattatttaaatttaacgaaatatatttaaacaaaggggccgctacgtactgtatttcgtatttaagtaccttttgaatacatccaactagtttttacacgactgcccaaacaaaaagagtgtattgttatgttgctggattcgtcgattcATAAactcgaaaaaaaaaacggctgttttaactttggacgcactCTCAACTCTTAAGTCATAACTACATACCTTGGTACCGTCcatgcattttattaatgttaaatAAGTTAGTACAATAGAAGATACATAAACAGTAGGTAATATTTCACCTCTATCATATCGAGTCGCTATCAGCTGATTGGTCACGTCACAGGGGCTGTGGCTGCTTGCATGATGGATGAGGTAGGTAGCggaggcagttataaagttgacccaaaaattttttattaagctatgagcttaatcatatatgttccttgagtaattctaagcatttcaagcctgggaggcaataagaaatgtgtgtctactcggatttgtaatggattcaaactttcaacctctttttaaccctgttagggaatgaattttacaaaacgctgaaattacttttcctgtcttttaataatatccccaaatacaaagattcaagtcccgcgttcgaaaaattttttgatatccatacaaactttcaacccctttttcaccaccttaggagatgaattttcaaaaacgctgaaattagttttcttgtatgtttataatatatcgttttacgaagtttcaaattcctagcttaaaataaaacttgaaccccatacaaactttcatcccctttttaacccccttaggggttgaatttcccaaaatcgcttcttatctcttgtacactttatacatgtaatctagtgtgcaaatttcaactttctatcttttgtagtttcggctccgcgtagcaaaaatctccaaccaaatttttcacctttttacgtttttcttgtaaaattactatgaaactgaaaaaaacaaatatcagcaatgaattctacgtctttggtttatacgaaaatgataccaaacttgcccaagtacccaccaggatcagaatagatattttttaaagatgacgggtggcggccgtctttgtaccccaccctcccccccaccccaggctagaaatgcttagaattactcaaatatcagatgtgatgaagctcatagcttaataaaaaatttttgggtcatgtatggcagcgttacataactgattccagtaaggTACTTAGTAAAAACCTTAGTAATAATCACAAACATGTACGTAAATGTACAGACAACAAAAGCGGAGAAATAAAAAATCCTCAAAATCACCTCACGTAATTAATGGACGCCCCTTAGCAGATTACGGGCGTAAAGTAAGCGTGACCCGACATGTTCTGCTAGTTTTCATAGTACACTGTTTCTGCTATTGCACACTAGATGTCGCTGTACCGTCCGCAAACTGGCTAACGGTTTGCTATCGTAAAAAAGCCACCATGTTACTCGGAATTTACTGCATTTCAAGGTGGTTCTTCTTGTTGCGGATAGCACACCGCCATCTTTTGGTTAATCGGCATAAATAATCGTATTTTTGTAGTCTGCGTCAGTGACGCTgacaattataataaaaactaaataaacaaaTCGCTAAATTTGAAGTTTATCCGGTTTTGGTTTTGTTCTAGATCTAAACCTGCCTAAACTAAAATTGCGTTGTTATTTTGCatgtataatttttattatatgtatatattacttACTAACATACTTATATGGGTTATAAatgcctgaaataaatgattatttaatttaattaagtttcaatactcatcatcatcatctcagcctatatgtatacgtcccactgctgggcacaggcctagCCTTTTAATTTGTAACACTTAATTATGtacatgacaatgcaatattgaataaattactaaatgactaaacttatacgaaactaatgatctggtcGACAAGCCGACTAaccggccattcgagcgccgattagtcggctagtcggccaaatcaatagtcggtacatcactaattaatatttacttacaCCACGAATATTTGAGTTTGTTATGGACGAAATTTGTAAGCTTTTGGACTATTGTTGAATGgtaatacaatatttatttatattattcagaTCAAGATGGCGAAGCGCACTGTGCTGAACGAGGCCTACAAGGGCCTGGTGGAGTCCATGTCGATCCCGGTAGAGCTGCATGAGCGCGCTGGCCGCAAGTTTGCCAGCTTCGGCGGCGTTCTGCCGATACACTGCGCTACTGAAGAACAGGTACTACTAGCGCCCTCTTGTGGCGAGTAGAAAAACTAAATGGTggcaattttaatataaaaccaAACAAATCCTATAAAGCGTGAAATATTATGTGTCCATTTTTGTCTCgtcatagaaaaataaataagcaTAAAGTGTTCACTCCATATAACGACAAGAACCTATTTATAAGAAGTTTATAATAAGATTTAACTTAATAATATTAGCAATGAGTTTTACCATACATCCCATACAACTTAATATTATTAAGTTAGAAAACTCATGTACGTATGATGAAATTGATGTAGCCTAAAAATgcttgaaatattttgcgtcaATTTCGGTTTTGCTGTATGAGTGCCCTGGTCACAAGTAGGTATGCCAGCTTCAGCGGCGTTCTACCTATACAATACACAGCGCTACTGAAGAACAAGTACTACTAGCGCCCTATAGCAGCGAGTAGTAAAACTAAACGATATACAAACAAAATGAAGATTATTAATGCTTGATATATTATGTGTATATTTCTGTTCACCCTTATGTTTATGTACAGGTATTGGAGTTGGCGAAGACGACCCACCATTACTGCGATGTGTTCACCAACGAGGTGTTGGCTCCGCTAGCCGAGTTAGCCTACGTGCGTCTAGACGAGAATACTGCTGAAAAGGTCGGTTTTTGTGGGGCTCGGCTAAACTATACTGCTGTAGTATGCACGGTAACGATATagatatacagtgaaacctggataagtgagatctcaaggggcgagcaaatttgtctcacttaaagaggttttccacctacccaggctcccagttagccaggtacaaataaatttctgtctcatttacagagggttccattaatagaggtgagaatagagtatatttcagttatagaggtggttaatagggtatttagtaatttgtatctttaaaaataaataaggtaaaataatccttgtccctaaatatttttttagtctgtttaaatatttctttgaattaattttgaatgattctccaaaggatagatatttcaaaattaaattaaatttgatatggacttcagtgcgtattagaaatttaataaatgaaaatttattttttcgtgttacttatcaaaatttcagttttcgtttcgatagttttaactacttacataaattaactaaatcaaacttgaagttgtttagacacaactaggcaaatgcggaatttgtggattgactaagagttagtaagaatacggaaattgttcaatgaagtccaagttagagaggtcatagattgacgttatctcagatacagaagtcaattccctataaaattccaaaaaaacaattaggaaaatgtaatcttataaatatagtctcagtaaaagaggtaaaatacactctctgtctcagttatagaggtaaatgtgactataaaatcacaataatgaatcccagttatagaggttcgttttttctcagtaacagaggtaattcagtgctaaagtgtcgggaccgcaccatgagtcccagctatagaggtttctcacttatccaggtcccacttaaccaggtttcactgtacctacatctaaaagtaaacaaatacctACTCTGGGTCTCTGGAGTTGTTTAGTATGACCCTATATTTTGATACATCCCGTGAAATATGGCGAGTTTAGGCTCATTAGAAAAATCTCGAATTACTTGTTAAAAGTACAAAGTTTCCCAGCCAGATTTTTGTATTTCAATCGCTTGTTtttgtcactcgaaaatcggtggaaaacagcgaaatgctacttattttttgaaatacaaGTGATCGAAATTGAGGAtgtagtggtattgaccactcgttttcaattctattagtaaaatttaaatgtCTAGTAGTGCAGATATCCTgaacgaaatcgagcggtcgaaatcgAAAATCCCCTGTGTTCTAATATAGTTGTTGACACTAACAAACACTCAAGTTGGAATCTGTATTTCAAAATGGTTGGCTCATGTctagtatacatttttttacaagcctataaggtgtcccactgctgggcaaaggtttCCCCCTAGACTTCCAATCCTCCCGATTAACTGCAGCATCCGTCCTCTGAGGACCGTTTTTGAATCTCGAGCGTTccatttcgtcactcgaaaatcggtggaaagcAGCTAaatgctggcatacctcgaagcaaatgatctgctcagtgaccgtcaatatggctttcgccgaggtcggtctactggggatcttttagcgtatgtcacgcactgctgcggcgaggccatcgagaggaacggtgaagcgcttgctgtttcactggacatctcgaaggcctttgacagggtttggcacgcaagtctccttagcaagcttcctgcttacggcatccctgctgatttttgtagctggctatctgatttcttgagtgaacggtcgatcagagtagttattgatggctgctcttcggacctcatggccattgacgccggtgttcctcaggggtctgttctctccgcaacccttttcctgctccacattaacgacatgctgcaacccagcattgtaggttatgcagatgacagtacggttgttgagagatatttgactagtgcaagggacagcagggaggatatacgttcacagagagaggccatggttgagcgaatgaacttgacccttagtctcgtttcccagtggggtgatgacaatctggtcacgttcaatgcctccaaaacgcaggcgtgtctattttccgcaaaacggagtccattcgacctgactccttctttccggggtgcatctgtacctattaccgacagcctggaactcctcggcatggagctgagttcagtcctcagcttcggcagcttcattgagtctaaagcacaaactgcggccagaaagctgggcgtcctaaataaggtgaagcgatacttcacacctggacagcttctaacactttacaaagctcaagtccggtcgtgtatggagtattgcagccacctgtgggatggctcagctaaataccaactcgccgctttggactcagtggagcgcagagccaggaggatgattggcgacaagaagctaacggctaagcttcagactttggcccatcggcggaaagtcgccagcctgtcggtattctacaggttgcacttcggggagtgtgcccaagagctacacgagctcattccaccgtccccattctaccatcggacttttagacgcacggccagtttccatccttacttggtagatattccgtcaattcgcactaagcgctttgcttctactttccttatgcgcactgccaaggaatggaattccttgccggcgtctatatttccgtgctcttataacccggcaaccttcaaatcaagagtgaacaggcaccttctgggcgagctcgctccatcgtaggccacgtctacgcctcggctagtctgtggccatgagtaagcccattcataataataaaaaaaaaatgctaatttttgaaatacgagcgatagaaattgggaatcgagtggtattgactactcgttttcaattctattagtagaatttaaatgccgggtactggagatattattgaacgaaatacacgaaatcaagtggtagaaattcaaaaatcggcccccatcgccttaaatgattattttttgtggCAGGTGTTCATAAACCGGAGCAAGCGCATCCTGCTGACGTCGAGCGACGGGCAGCTCGCGCAGTGGCGCTGCGCCCCGAGCTTCGAGTCCGCCAACCTGTACCTCGCGGGCGCGCCCGTCGTCAACCAGGAGGGCGCGCTCGTGTCCGTGGTCACTGCCAGGAGGGGCAAGCACTATGCCGTCTCTTCCTTTGAGGTTAGATAGATAATCCATACCAGACACATATATAACTCCGTTTAATTCTAAACGCAAAACGAAAATCCAAAAGGACGTAACTCCACAAAAAAGAACTACTAGGGTCATCTAGTGAACTGAGAGCTAATTAAACTGTCAGCTACAAAAGTTACTTTGACATTCCGCCTCCATACCCTATATCCTCTCTGTCCatactttattaatattataaaggcgaaagtgtgtctgtctgttacctcttcacacttaagccgctgaaccgatttagttgaaatttggtagatagtttgagtcccaggcaAGGGCatataattgaagtaagcaatgcgcgaatcgaatgattgctattagcattatctaggcgctatacctactatagctgctgtcactaattccacgcaggcgaagccgcgggcaaaagctatagttcgtttttttagcatttgaaataaggtaaacaatcttgatgtgtcttttaattgaaaaacacatttaaaaaataagttacggcaaatatgtaacatttatgaatctaatacgatcatttatattcttctgctttcataagtaatcgttattgatttttaaaaagcgtttttcaattaaaaaacatgtcaagatcgcttaccttctttcaaattctttctaatgctaaaaaaacgaactatagtattaAGATATTTCTGTCGTTCTATACGCTTTACTAGCTGGCATATCATACCCGTACCTACTGTATCTCTAATCAAGTATCTAATATTTCATTGATTCCATATATGTTTGTAATTGTATTTTGAAAGTTtggttatttttattacttgtaAAAAACTTACATGTACCTAAAAGTGCCCCTGTCGCATATTTGCTGAATAAGTGTTTGATGTATGAATGTGTGGTCTTAGAGTTAGACcgcaaaaaagtctgcagcaattttgatagcccacgcaaagtcaaacttctatgaaattatgacgtttaaata
Encoded here:
- the LOC134674938 gene encoding poxin-like, producing MLKSYFYLLVCAVPALCKIKMAKRTVLNEAYKGLVESMSIPVELHERAGRKFASFGGVLPIHCATEEQVLELAKTTHHYCDVFTNEVLAPLAELAYVRLDENTAEKVFINRSKRILLTSSDGQLAQWRCAPSFESANLYLAGAPVVNQEGALVSVVTARRGKHYAVSSFEGEGGYFDTTLPWKVLDSPGLIYGDQSFPSREALRSHVAFLPPAHKAPPSPPTPVLHRSATPRIALVAGNGRQMAHIYLQGVHADGVEYL